The nucleotide window TCCTGTATTGTGATGCTCTGCAACCCAATAGCGCGAATAGCCTAAATTTTCGACCGCTTGCGCAAGCTTTACGGTATCTAGAAGGGCGCTCCTAGGTGTGTCGTTTCTGCGTATAGGCGATTGATCAGTAACGCTGAGAATCAGATTATTTTTCACCAGTTAACACATTCCTATTGGTGTTGGCGCAGATCACTTGATGGTCGAAACGCAGAATCAAGTATTTCTTTATGGTATTGCCCTATTTCACCGGCGGTCGCATATCGATATAGGACTGCACGGTATGTTGAGCTAAGTGTCGAGCCTATGGCAGCGACAGTCATGCCTGACAGAATACCTAGCAGAATGAGTAAAGCCCCAAGTAAGAAACTTGCGTCAATTGCAAAAACACCTAATGCGATTGGTCCTGCCCCTGTCAGAAGCACAGCAATAAAAACTAAGAGTCCAATGCCTTGGTTACCAATAATTGCGCTACCCCAGCGTTCCTTAATTATTTTTCCTGATTGTTTGATCGCACTAATACCTGTTTTGTTTTCGGCAACTATGACGGGAATTACAAAGAAAACAAGTAGATTCCAGCTAGCACCGAGAATCATCACTATTATGGAAGCACCTATGCCGCTACCACGTCTTCGAGCACCTTCTTCAATAGCTTTAATTATTAGTCCGACTGTTGCTGCAATTAAAGTCCACACTAGTATTGCGAAAAGGCGATGGTTTGCTTGGTTAATAGCGAATCGAATAGAAGGGTCGTAGCCATCCATACGGTGCATTACCGCGGAAACTAATGCAACTTGGAAATAGATTTGTGAGAAGTAACAGAGAAAATAGATCAAAGCTATAAGAAATATCCCCCCCGACGTAATCGATTCCGAGCCTTCTTCAGCGACAATCATATTGCTGCTGAATCCTATCCCCGTGAATATTACGATTATCAATCCTACGGAAAAGAATGAAGCGACAGTAAGCCAAATTAATTCGGGGTCTTGCCGCAAAACGCTCCAGCTCTCTTTGAATAATTTAAAACTTCTGCTAAATGAACCAAACATTTTGCACCTATATTAATGAGACTAAATTGCACTCTTATTCCAAGTTTACTGTAACGCTCTTTCGCTGAGTAAAGCTATCTAACATGCCTTCAAGAGAGAATTCCCTTCCAATTCCACTCATCTTATACCCACCGTAGGAATGTCCTGGCAATTGCCCTAATCCTCTGTTTACTTGAACCCAACCAGATTCAATCTTATGAGCCGCATTGAGAGCTTGTTTAATATTTTTGCACCAGACATAGGCTGCCAATCCATAATGACTGTCGTTTGCCATGCGGATTACATCTTCTTCATCTGACCAAGGCACTACGACAAGCACAGGGCCAAAGATTTCCTCACGTGCAACTCGCCAATCATTATTAGCACGCGTTATCACCGTAGGAGTAACATAATAGCCTTCTGCAAGCGGACCATGTGAGGGAGGCATCCCCCCAAGTACTATTTCTGAGCCTTCTTGCCCCAATCCATCCTCAATATAACTGCATACCCGATTGAATTGCTTTTCATTGATTATTGATCCCATATGAGTTGCTTCATCAAGTGGGTTTCCGACTTTTAATCCCTTGAGCTTATCCACTAACTTACCTAGAAAGTCATCATGAATGCTTTCATGTAAG belongs to Dehalococcoidia bacterium and includes:
- a CDS encoding DUF6159 family protein, with protein sequence MFGSFSRSFKLFKESWSVLRQDPELIWLTVASFFSVGLIIVIFTGIGFSSNMIVAEEGSESITSGGIFLIALIYFLCYFSQIYFQVALVSAVMHRMDGYDPSIRFAINQANHRLFAILVWTLIAATVGLIIKAIEEGARRRGSGIGASIIVMILGASWNLLVFFVIPVIVAENKTGISAIKQSGKIIKERWGSAIIGNQGIGLLVFIAVLLTGAGPIALGVFAIDASFLLGALLILLGILSGMTVAAIGSTLSSTYRAVLYRYATAGEIGQYHKEILDSAFRPSSDLRQHQ